The Egibacteraceae bacterium genome contains the following window.
AAGCCGGTCAGGGGCAGCACTCCGAGCCCCTGTTGGAGGGCGGTGGCGAGGTTGCCGGTGTAGGCAACCGGCGACGCGGAGCACGTGACGGTGTCGGCGAAGCCCGAGGTGAGCGCCGCCTCCTGGAGGTTCATTTCCACCACGGCGCAGCCGCCCATCTGCACGGTCGCGCCCGAGGGCGACAGGTCGCTGAGCACCGGGCTCGTGATGCCGCCGAGATCGGCGAGCGGAAGCTGGGCGGCCGCCGCGAGCGCCCCGGCGTCCGCGGCGCGCTGCAGCTCGCGCTCGCCGCCGGCCATGGTGAGGCCGGCGAAGCCCAGGGCGCTGAACGCGAGCAGCGCGGGAAGCAGCACACCGGCGAGCACGGCGATCCCGCCGCGCTCGTCGGTGTGCATGCTCCCCCGCATCGGCCTTCCCCCGTCGGCACCTTGCCTACGGGCAGGTACCACCGAGCTCGGTGACGACCGTGCAGAACGTCGTGCTGATCTGCCCGCCGAGGACGCCGACGACGCCGACGATGACCGCGGCGATGAGCGCGACCATGAGGCCGTACTCGACGGCGGTGGCACCGTCGTCCTCGACGGACAGGCGCGCGGCGAGCTGGCGGAGGACGTGAACGAGGAGCATTGGACAATCCCTTCTACGGACACGCGGGAGGGGGGTCCCGCTGCTGCCTGAAGTGTCGGCGTCCGCCTCGTCCCGACTCCATAGCACAGCGGGCCTAATTGTACTGCGAGTTATGACTAGACTACTGTGCGTAATACCCAAATGCCCCGGAAGTGCGGCTCCCGCCGCGGTGATCGCCCCCGCGGCTGGCTACGCGACGGCCTCGAGCAGCTGGTCGGGGATGTCGAAGTTCGCGTAGACGTTCTGCACGTCGTCGCAGTCGTCGAGCGCCTCGAGCAGGCGCAGGACCGCCCTGGCCTGCGCCTCGTCACGCACGGGCACCGACACGCTCGGCAGCATCGTCGACTCCGAGGAGATGACCCGCACCCCCGCCTCCTCGAGCGCGGCGCGGACCGCGGCGAGGTCCCCCGGGTCCGTCGTCACGGTGAAGGTGTCGCCGTCGTGTCGGACGTCGGTGATGCCCGCGTCGAGACCGGCGAGCAGGATGTCGTCCTCGCTGACCTCCCCC
Protein-coding sequences here:
- a CDS encoding Flp family type IVb pilin is translated as MLLVHVLRQLAARLSVEDDGATAVEYGLMVALIAAVIVGVVGVLGGQISTTFCTVVTELGGTCP